One Micromonospora eburnea genomic region harbors:
- the recF gene encoding DNA replication/repair protein RecF (All proteins in this family for which functions are known are DNA-binding proteins that assist the filamentation of RecA onto DNA for the initiation of recombination or recombinational repair.), with protein sequence MYVRRLELVDFRSYERVGVDLEPGPNVLIGPNGVGKTNLVEALGYVATLDSHRVATDAPLVRMGASSAVIRCAVVHEGRELLVELEIVPGKANRARLGRSPARRARDVLGALRLVLFAPEDLELVRGDPAERRRYLDELLVTRQPRYAGVRVDYERVVKQRNALLRTAYLARKTGGSRGGDLSTLAVWDTHLAHHGAELLAGRLELVAALAPHVAKAYDAVAAGRGAAGIAYRPSVELAEPTTDRTALAEALQAALTENRSAEIERGTTLVGPHRDDLALTLGPLPAKGYASHGESWSFALALRLAGYDLLRADGIEPVLVLDDVFAELDAGRRERLAELVGCAGQLLVTCAVDDDVPVALRGARYAVGEGTVRRVG encoded by the coding sequence GTGTACGTCCGCCGGCTCGAACTGGTCGACTTCCGCTCGTACGAGCGGGTCGGCGTCGATCTGGAGCCGGGACCGAACGTCCTGATCGGCCCCAACGGCGTCGGCAAGACCAACCTGGTCGAGGCGCTCGGCTACGTGGCGACCCTGGACTCGCACCGGGTCGCCACGGACGCCCCGCTGGTCCGGATGGGCGCCTCCTCGGCGGTGATCCGCTGCGCGGTGGTGCACGAGGGGCGGGAGCTGCTGGTCGAGCTGGAGATCGTCCCCGGCAAGGCCAACCGGGCCCGGCTGGGCCGTTCCCCGGCCCGTCGCGCCCGGGATGTGCTCGGCGCGTTGCGGCTGGTGCTGTTCGCCCCGGAGGACCTGGAACTGGTCCGTGGCGACCCGGCCGAGCGCCGCCGCTACCTCGACGAACTGCTGGTCACCCGCCAGCCCCGGTACGCCGGGGTACGCGTCGACTACGAGCGGGTGGTCAAGCAGCGCAACGCGCTGCTGCGTACGGCGTACCTGGCCCGCAAGACGGGCGGGTCGCGGGGCGGGGACCTGTCCACCCTCGCGGTCTGGGACACCCACCTGGCGCACCACGGTGCCGAGCTGCTCGCCGGCCGGCTGGAGTTGGTCGCCGCGCTCGCCCCGCACGTCGCCAAGGCGTACGACGCGGTGGCGGCGGGCCGGGGTGCGGCGGGGATCGCGTACCGGCCGTCGGTGGAGCTGGCCGAGCCGACCACCGACCGGACGGCGCTGGCCGAGGCGTTGCAGGCAGCGCTGACCGAGAATCGGTCCGCGGAGATCGAACGCGGCACCACCCTGGTCGGCCCGCACCGCGACGACCTCGCGCTCACCCTCGGCCCGCTGCCCGCCAAGGGGTACGCGAGCCACGGCGAGTCCTGGTCGTTCGCGCTGGCCCTGCGGCTGGCCGGGTACGACCTGCTGCGCGCCGACGGCATCGAGCCGGTGCTGGTCCTCGACGACGTCTTCGCCGAGCTGGATGCCGGCCGCCGGGAGCGGCTGGCCGAGCTGGTCGGTTGCGCCGGTCAGCTCCTGGTGACCTGCGCGGTCGACGACGACGTTCCGGTGGCCCTGCGCGGTGCCCGGTACGCGGTGGGCGAGGGGACGGTGCGCCGTGTCGGATGA
- a CDS encoding DUF721 domain-containing protein: MASGGGRRAASSGASDGVGADPGAAGDLPAGASGPELARAVLDAAKARRQAAATTRRRSAVRGDGERRLRGYSGPGPDPRDPQPLGAVLEKLVKARGWQQPAAEATVFGAWERVVGPEVAQHSRPVKLENGELTVEARSTAWATQLRLLAGSLLQQIAREVGHNVVRKLHIHGPAAPSWSRGPRRVRGRGPRDTYG; the protein is encoded by the coding sequence GTGGCGTCCGGGGGCGGGCGGCGGGCCGCCTCGTCCGGCGCGTCCGACGGCGTTGGGGCGGACCCGGGCGCGGCCGGAGACCTGCCGGCCGGGGCGTCCGGACCCGAGCTGGCCCGGGCGGTGTTGGACGCGGCCAAGGCCCGCCGGCAGGCGGCTGCCACCACCCGTCGGCGCAGCGCGGTACGCGGTGACGGCGAGCGGCGGCTGCGGGGCTACTCCGGCCCGGGGCCGGACCCGCGCGACCCGCAACCGCTCGGCGCGGTGCTGGAGAAGCTGGTCAAGGCGCGGGGTTGGCAGCAGCCGGCGGCCGAGGCGACGGTCTTCGGCGCCTGGGAACGGGTGGTCGGGCCGGAGGTGGCGCAGCACAGCCGCCCGGTCAAGCTGGAGAACGGCGAGCTGACCGTGGAGGCACGTTCGACGGCGTGGGCGACCCAGCTCCGGCTGCTCGCCGGCTCGCTGCTCCAGCAGATTGCTCGTGAGGTGGGCCACAATGTGGTGCGCAAGCTGCACATCCACGGCCCGGCCGCACCGTCCTGGTCGCGCGGCCCGCGTCGGGTCCGCGGCCGGGGTCCACGCGACACCTACGGCTGA